The genomic DNA ATTACAGGGGGTTTACTTACTATGGTAGCCGAAAAGGGAACTCAAACAAAAACACAACAACAAAGGGAACAACATTTTGAACTATTGAATTCGACACAAATTGTTATTAGTGAAGCATTAGAAAAATTGGGTTATCCAAACGAAGTATATGAATTATTAAAAGAACCAATTCGTATGATGACAGTGAAAATACCAGTTCGTATGGATGACGGGACTGTTAAAATATTTACAGGATATCGTGCACAACATAATGATGCTGTTGGTCCAACGAAAGGTGGAATTCGCTTCCATCCGAATGTAACAGAAAATGAAGTGAAAGCACTTTCAATTTGGATGAGTTTAAAATGTGGTATTGTTGATTTACCATATGGCGGAGGTAAAGGTGGAATTATCTGTGACCCACGTGAAATGTCATTCCGTGAGTTAGAAAGATTAAGCCGCGGTTATGTACGAGCAATTAGCCAAATCGTAGGACCGACGAAAGATATTCCAGCTCCAGATGTATTCACAAACTCTCAAATTATGGCATGGATGATGGATGAGTATAGCCGTATTGATGAATTTAATTCACCAGGATTTATTACAGGTAAGCCACTTGTATTAGGTGGATCACATGGACGTGAAACAGCAACGGCGAAAGGTGTTACAATTTGTATTCGCGAAGCTGCAAAAAAACGCGACATTGATATTAAAGGTGCGCGCGTTGTTGTTCAAGGATTCGGTAATGCTGGTAGTTTCTTAGCTAAATTTATGCATGATGCAGGTGCGAAAGTTATTGCAATCTCAGATGCTTACGGTGCGTTGCATGATCCAAACGGATTAGATATTGATTATTTATTAGACCGTCGTGATAGCTTCGGTACAGTAACAAAATTATTTAATAATACAATTTCAAATAAAGAATTGTTAGAACTTGATTGCGATATTTTAGTTCCAGCTGCAATTGAGAACCAAATTACAGAAGAAAATGCTAATAATATTAAAGCGAAAATCGTTGTTGAAGCTGCAAACGGTCCAACAACATTAGAAGCAACTAAAATCTTAACAGATCGCGGAATTTTA from Bacillus basilensis includes the following:
- the gudB gene encoding NAD-specific glutamate dehydrogenase, whose amino-acid sequence is MVAEKGTQTKTQQQREQHFELLNSTQIVISEALEKLGYPNEVYELLKEPIRMMTVKIPVRMDDGTVKIFTGYRAQHNDAVGPTKGGIRFHPNVTENEVKALSIWMSLKCGIVDLPYGGGKGGIICDPREMSFRELERLSRGYVRAISQIVGPTKDIPAPDVFTNSQIMAWMMDEYSRIDEFNSPGFITGKPLVLGGSHGRETATAKGVTICIREAAKKRDIDIKGARVVVQGFGNAGSFLAKFMHDAGAKVIAISDAYGALHDPNGLDIDYLLDRRDSFGTVTKLFNNTISNKELLELDCDILVPAAIENQITEENANNIKAKIVVEAANGPTTLEATKILTDRGILLVPDVLASAGGVTVSYFEWVQNNQGYYWTEEEVEQRLEKVMVRSFDSIYETAQVRKVNMRLAAYMVGVRKMAEASRFRGWV